From the Kitasatospora atroaurantiaca genome, the window CGGTGGAACGCGCTGTACCGCCACTTGGTGAGCACCAGGTCGCCCTCGGCCGGCTGGACCGGGTCGACCACCTGCTTGTGCTCGGGGTCGATGGTCATCCCCGGCCCCCAGAAGTCGTTGAGCAGACCGCGCTGTTGGGGGGTCATGCCACCCGGCTGGGCGGTGTACGCGACCGGTACGCCGAGTTCGGCGCAGCGCTCCCGCAGCAGGGTGACGTTGCGGACGAGGTCGGTCACCGGCGACTCACCGGCCGGGAACGGCCGCAGGAAGTACTTCTGCATGTCGTGGATCAGCAGGACCGCCCGCTCGGGGTCGACGGTCCATTGCGCGGTGTTCTCGGGCAGGTCGCCCTGCTC encodes:
- a CDS encoding isochorismatase family protein, producing the protein MGIPAITAYPMPEQGDLPENTAQWTVDPERAVLLIHDMQKYFLRPFPAGESPVTDLVRNVTLLRERCAELGVPVAYTAQPGGMTPQQRGLLNDFWGPGMTIDPEHKQVVDPVQPAEGDLVLTKWRYSAFHRTQLLEFMREQGRDQLIVCGVYAHVGVLMTTCDAFTFDIQPFLVGDAIADFSLEYHRSALQYAAERCAMAVTTKTVLTELG